Proteins from one Desulfonema limicola genomic window:
- a CDS encoding S-layer homology domain-containing protein, translating to MSQVYANSINVSETKLHLDLYKRKIKNADGDAIRGIIDLVDDFEQEKINKDLVTKCAFPDICQTPYKDAVNHLFALGIVKGYDDDTFRPYNNITRSEFLKMALLAGVEKDPENGIYDNKNMPNFIDEEELKKAEWAWGYINYADNNNIINGYDTGEFKPLNNILRKQAIKILSKIYCNAQKDCQAALDDEGCKDTPPFDDIKKGDWSCNYIDFAYRHYFLEDLIYYSKYILPDTELTRGEMAQLAWNLYDRLNAEKN from the coding sequence TTGAGCCAAGTTTATGCAAACTCTATAAATGTATCAGAAACTAAATTACACCTTGATCTTTACAAGAGAAAAATTAAAAATGCGGATGGAGATGCGATAAGAGGAATTATTGACTTAGTTGATGATTTTGAACAAGAAAAAATAAATAAGGACTTAGTGACTAAATGTGCTTTTCCTGATATTTGCCAAACACCTTATAAAGATGCTGTAAATCATCTTTTTGCTCTCGGAATTGTTAAAGGATATGATGATGACACTTTCAGACCTTATAACAATATAACTCGTTCAGAATTTCTCAAAATGGCCTTGTTAGCTGGTGTTGAAAAAGACCCTGAAAATGGAATATATGATAATAAAAACATGCCCAATTTCATAGATGAAGAGGAGCTAAAAAAAGCTGAATGGGCATGGGGGTATATAAATTATGCAGATAATAACAATATTATAAATGGTTATGATACTGGTGAATTTAAACCTCTTAATAATATATTAAGAAAACAAGCAATAAAAATACTATCGAAAATTTATTGCAATGCCCAAAAAGACTGTCAGGCTGCCCTTGATGACGAAGGTTGTAAAGATACACCACCGTTTGACGATATTAAGAAGGGAGACTGGAGCTGCAACTATATAGATTTTGCTTACAGGCATTATTTTTTAGAAGACTTAATATATTATTCTAAATATATTTTACCAGATACAGAATTAACAAGAGGTGAAATGGCTCAGTTGGCATGGAATCTTTATGATAGACTTAATGCAGAAAAGAATTAA